The following coding sequences lie in one Frigoribacterium sp. SL97 genomic window:
- a CDS encoding aldo/keto reductase: MPLIGTSDLDVFPLALGGNTFGWTSDEAESHSVLDAFVAGGGNFVDTADVYSAWADGNSGGESETVIGTWLAQGGASRRDQIVLGTKVSQHPEFPGLGAANVAAAADASLTRLQTDHIDLYWAHFDTGDDLAETLGAFDALQKAGKVRHVGISNFSPERITEWVEIARREGFAAPVALQPHYNLVTRKSYERDLAPLAALNQLGVTPYFSLAAGFLTGKYQSRDDIAGARSGNVEGYFSDEGLDVVAALRDIASAHQVEIATIALAWLQAQPRVVAPIASARTLEQLPALLASASVALSADELAALETVSDRVAE; this comes from the coding sequence CCTCGACGTCTTCCCCCTCGCCCTCGGCGGCAACACCTTCGGCTGGACCAGCGACGAGGCCGAGTCGCACTCGGTGCTCGACGCCTTCGTCGCCGGCGGCGGCAACTTCGTCGACACGGCCGACGTCTACTCGGCCTGGGCCGACGGCAACTCGGGCGGTGAGTCCGAGACGGTCATCGGCACCTGGCTCGCCCAGGGTGGTGCCTCGCGTCGCGACCAGATCGTGCTCGGCACCAAGGTCAGCCAGCACCCCGAGTTCCCCGGGCTCGGCGCCGCCAACGTCGCCGCCGCGGCCGACGCCTCGTTGACCCGCCTGCAGACCGACCACATCGACCTGTACTGGGCGCACTTCGACACCGGCGACGACCTCGCCGAGACCCTCGGCGCCTTCGACGCGCTGCAGAAGGCCGGCAAGGTGCGGCACGTCGGCATCTCGAACTTCTCGCCCGAGCGCATCACCGAGTGGGTCGAGATCGCGCGCCGCGAGGGATTCGCGGCCCCGGTCGCCCTGCAGCCGCACTACAACCTCGTGACCCGCAAGTCCTACGAGCGCGACCTGGCTCCGCTGGCCGCCCTGAACCAGCTCGGCGTGACGCCCTACTTCTCGCTCGCCGCGGGCTTCCTCACCGGCAAGTACCAGAGCCGTGACGACATCGCCGGGGCCCGCAGCGGCAACGTCGAGGGCTACTTCAGCGACGAGGGGCTCGACGTCGTGGCCGCCCTGCGCGACATCGCGAGCGCCCACCAGGTCGAGATCGCCACGATCGCCCTCGCCTGGCTGCAGGCGCAGCCCCGCGTCGTCGCCCCGATCGCCAGCGCCCGCACCCTCGAGCAGCTGCCCGCGTTGCTGGCCAGCGCGAGCGTGGCCCTCAGCGCCGACGAGCTCGCCGCCCTCGAGACCGTCTCGGACCGCGTGGCCGAGTAG